A window of the Anoplopoma fimbria isolate UVic2021 breed Golden Eagle Sablefish chromosome 17, Afim_UVic_2022, whole genome shotgun sequence genome harbors these coding sequences:
- the tomm34 gene encoding mitochondrial import receptor subunit TOM34 encodes MPQKQRTKSWTELKQAGNEYFKTGQYGEATNLYSQAIKELEKCNKKNPEDLGILHSNRAASQLKEGNCGECVKDCNMSLELFPFNVKSLLRRAAAYEALERYRLAYVDYKTALQIDCNIAAAHDGTNRMTKALTEADGPSWREKLPPIPTISLSDREKLAQKTTTNAAQPNPNLTPKQNGTRQTNKPTPSDKDIKKGQTLKEEGNALVKKGEHKKAIEKYSQSLKHNPTEITTYTNRALCYLSVKQYRDAVRDCDEALMIDSSNIKALYRRAQALLELKDIRGCEDNLNTLLKVEPNNVAALKMLEDAQQRK; translated from the exons ATGCCTCAGAAACAGAGGACCAAGTCCTGGACGGAGTTGAAGCAAGCTGGAAATGAATATTTCAAGACGGGCCAGTATGGAGAGGCCACCAATCTCTACAGCCAGGCGATCAAAGAGCTGGAGAAGTGCA ataaaaagAACCCGGAGGATTTGGGCATTTTGCACTCAAACCGTGCCGCCAGCCAGCTGAAAGAGGGCAACTGTGGCGAATGTGTTAAAGACTGCAATAT GTCTCTGGAGTTGTTCCCGTTCAATGTGAAGTCCCTGCTTCGTCGTGCTGCTGCCTACGAAGCTCTGGAGCGTTACAGGCTGGCTTACGTAGACTACAAGACTGCTCTGCAGATCGACTGCAACATAGCAGCTGCTCACGACGGCACCAACAG GATGACGAAGGCGCTCACAGAGGCAGACGGGCCGTCATGGAGAGAAAAGCTTCCCCCCATCCCCACCATTTCTCTGTCTGATAGAGAGAAACTAGCCCAGAAAACTACAACCAACGCCGCACAACCGAACCCGAACCTGACACCGAAACAGAACGGCaccagacaaacaaacaaaccta CTCCCAGTgataaagacataaagaaagGACAAACCCTGAAAGAAGAAGGCAATGCTCTGGTGAAGAAGGGAGAGCACAAGAAGGCCATAGAGAAGTACAGCCAGAGCCTCAAACACAACCCCACCGAGATCACAACCTACACCAACAG GGCGCTGTGCTACCTGTCAGTGAAGCAGTACCGAGACGCCGTCAGAGACTGTGACGAGGCTCTGATGATCGACAGCAGCAACATCAAGGCTCTCTACAGGAGGGCTCAGGCTCTTCTGGAGCTCAAG GACATCAGAGGTTGCGAGGACAACCTGAACACCCTGCTCAAAGTGGAACCAAACAACGTGGCCGCCCTGAAGATGCTTGAGGATGCGCAGCAGAGGAAGTGA